The DNA sequence CAGGGAAAATAAAAAAAAATCCCGATGCGGTTTGGTTCGATATAAAATTTGAAATCGGCGAAAACAATTTTTCCTTTGACATATTAGGGCAACGGCAGGATTATCTGCAATTTTCTCAAACAGAAGACGACGACTTGGAAGAGCACGGAATAAATTCTCCGGTAGTAGGTCTTATTGAGCGATACTGCGACAGCGCAAGACTGGATTTGGTAAACGGGAAAATCATAAAAGTGGAAATGAGTCGTTCGGGAAAGGCGGTTAAAGAATGCCTAAACTGATTTTAAGCGAAGAATACGACAAAATTGCGTTTTTGCGTTTTGAAGAAAACGAAGGCGTTGACGTGTCTATCGACGAATGCTTAACAGAAGCCAACAGACATCCGAAGCGATTTATTGTTGTCGATTTCGGGCAATGTGGTAATATTGACGACAAAATTCTGCAAAATTTGATGGAATTCAGATTGAGTTATTCGGCAAGCATTTGTGGAAAATTATGCTTCGTTTCTCAAAGCGAAAATATTGCCGAAAAAATAAAAAATGTATTTAATAACAGTTTTATTAAGAACTTTCGCAATATAGGCGACGCAATAAACTATTTTTACTGGGAATGTTGCAAGGAACGCGATGTTATCAGGATGAAAATGCCGTCAGACATCGAACTTGTTCCGTCGGTAAGGGCGTGCATAAGCGAGTTTTTCTCCCTCTGTAAAATAGAGCGTAAAGAGGGGTTTCAGGTAGAAATGATTATAGATGAATTATGCAATAACGCTATTGAACACGGAACACAGGACGAGAATAAAACGATAGAAGTTCTTTGCAGTGTAAACGACGAGCAGATTGAGATAAACGTGTACAATGGCTATTCCTTGCGGGCAACTCAAGAAAAAATAGCGCACGACATAGAAAAAGAAATGAAAAAATGGGCTTTGACCCCGAGCGAGCAGGACGACGTTTTCAGAGGCAGAGGCTTGGGTTTGGTCAGAAATTTTTCGGATAATTATGAAATAAACAGTTCTACAGACGGAACTTGGGTTCACGTTATAAAAAGAAGAAAAGGAGAAAGTAATGCAAAAAACGCAGATTGAGCTTGTAACAAGCGAAGCAAAAGGTGTCAACAACGGTATTGTTGTCAAGGTTAAAGGCGACATTGATTCAACTACGGCAACTTATTTTTCGGAAGAAATTTTCGGCATTCTGAATAATGACGGAAAAGTCAATATAATTGCCGACTTGCAAGATTTGAGGTACGTAAACAGCACAGGTTTAGGCGCGTTTTTAAACATCACAAAGTCAGTCCGTATTAAAGGAGGGGTGTTTGCTATCTGTAATGTGAACGATAACATAAGCGACGTTATTGACATTATAGGAGCGACGGCGGCTCTTAATATTTATCCGAATGTTGCCAAAGCAATTGAAGCATTGGCAAAAAAATAAGAGGAACATTAAAAATGAAAGTATTTTTTTATTTAGCGATTTTAAGCGCAGCATTATTGCTTTTCGGCTGCGGAAGAGACAGTGGAGCAGATATCAACAGACCTTTCGGCAGAATAGGCAACAGAGTGTTTACGATAGCCGATTTGGAAGCGTTCAATACTATGCGCTTTCATCACCCCGTGCGCAATATGGATGAAAGGTTTCCGGGCAACCGCTCGACAACCACTCTCTTCATAGAAACTCAGGCGCTTTATCCTGAGGCGCGCGCAATCAGAAGACAGATAACCAACACTGTCGATTGGAGATGGAAAGAACTATACATTACAGGGTATTTTTTCCAATTAGCGATTATTGACAGAAATATGGGCGCAAGCGACGACGATATTTATAATTATTGGAGAAGAAACCGAACGGAATTGGCGGCAGAGTTCGGCATAGGCGAAGGCGATACGCTTCTCGAAATGCAAGCGCGCGTAAATGTAGTGCAAAGATTGTTTTTGAACAGATTTCAGCCGACAGAAGAGTTTGCCGCGCTTAATCAGGGATTAACTCGCAGAGACATCGAAAGAATGTGGTTTGACCAAATGACGCAAGACCAAAACAGAGAAGCGTTTTTCAGAAATGAATTTTTCAGAAGAAAATACGGCAGAAATTTTCCCACAGCAAATACCCGCGCAGAACTTGTAGGACAGGGTCGCCTTATCAGCGAAGCTGACCTCAGAGCGGTTATGAGCTGGATTGGCGACGGTCAAACGGTTTCGGAAGATTTTGTCGTATCCAAAATGGTGTCGTGGCTTTTGTTTGCCGCAGAAGCAAGAAGAATGGGCTTTACTCGAGACGAAAATTTCAGAAGAGTGAGAGAGCAGTTTGAGAGATTTGAAGTTGTTCGTTTTTACATAAATAATGTTTTGGCAAAGAACATAGACGTAAACTTTACGCCCAACAGAGATATGATTAGATACGCAATAGCCGACCAAAACAGAAGAGCAAGTCTGAACATAGACCGTGAAGAAATAACAAGATTTGCCGATTCTTTGCGTTTGGTTATGCACGAAGCAAGCATTCTGGGCTACATTCACGCACAAAGAAATCGCGTAGGCGTACAACTTATGCAGAGTGATTTCACTGATATGTTTGTAAGAACGCCCGCTCAAATCAAGCAGGAAGCGGACAGCTTGGCGGCTAACCACAATACGGAGCGCGCACTAAGAATGTATCGCGACTTGCACACGTGGTTTTTATATGCTCCCGAGGGCAGAGACGCGTTCTTGGAACAGGCGCGCTTGCAGGTTGATTTGCGAAATTATGCCGCCGCTATCGGCTCTTACAGGAATTTCATGCTTTTCGGCGGCAACGAAGCCGAATGGTGCCGTGTGTTCTTCACCATAGGATACATTTATGCCGAGTATTTGGAAAATTTACCGTTTGCGGCTATGAATTACAGATGGATACTTAAATATCAACCCGATTGCATTTTGGCGCAAGACACGGAGTTTATGTATCTTAACTTAGGCGAACCGATGTCGGATATTGAAGAACTTCGACAAATGGCAATTCGTCAAGGCAGAGAATAAACCGAGCGGCTAAATAAGCAATTTTTGTAATGATAAAGAACAAAGAAGCATCTTTCGACGAGATAATTGATAATTTGCTTGAGACCTTGCAGCCACTAAAAGGCGAAGCGCAGGTCTCAAAGCAAATATCTATCTTAAATCAACTTCGTCAGCGACTGTTTTCGGGTGAAATTCATATCGCCATTATCGGGCAGTTTAACAGAGGAAAATCTTCTTTCATCAACAAACTCGTTAAAAAAGACATTTTACCTACTTCGGTTTTGCCGCTTACTGCTATTCCTACCGAAATTCGCTATGGCGAAGAAACCAAAGCAATTATCGACTTTGAAGACGGAGCAAAAATAGAAGCGGCGGAAGAATACGGAGTAAAGGCTATACTAAGCGATTTTGTTACGGAAAACAGCAATCCCGAAAACAGAGCAGGAGTTTCAAAAGCGGTAGTTTACTGCAAAAGCGAATTTCTGTCGGGTTCTACCATAATTATAGACACTCCCGGATTTGGCTCTACACACATACATAATACAAAAGCAACATTGGACATATTACCGTCCTGCGACGCGGTATTTTTTATGTTAAGCGCCGACTTGCCGATAACGCAAATCGAATTGAATTTTATGAAGCAGATAATTCCGCAGTCAAGTCGAATATTTTTTGTGTATAACAAAATCGACCTATTGAGCGATGACGACTTAAAAACTACAAGCGAATTTATAACAGCGACAATTAAAGAGCGGCTCGGCAAAAATATTGCCAACTGGTTTTTGGCAGTATCGGCGAAAACCGACCAAGGAATGGATGTTATATCAAATGAGGTTCTGGGCTTTCTGCGCAAAGAGAAATTCTTCTCGCTGTCGCAAGCAATTGAGCGCAAACTAATGCTTGCCGTAGATGAGATTAAGAAATACACAGATGCTCTTACCGTTATTTTAGATAACGAAATTGCAGAAACACGAAACTCTATGGACGAATTAAAAAAAGAATTTGCCGCAAACGACGTTTTTATTAAAAATTATGATAATCTCAAAACCCAATGGGCAAATCTTCCGTTTATTATGTCAAGAACAGAAAAAATAAAGCGAATTTCCGACGACATTACCGATATTGAAATTTTCTCTAAATTGTTAAAAGGAAACACTAATATTTTTGAAGAAAAACATTCGGAATTCGCGCAAAAAAATGCAAAAATCTATAAAGGATTAACAAAACTTTCGCGCAAATTGAATGAAATTGAAATCGGTCAGGCGCCCGCCCGTGAAACTCTCGAAAATATTCAGCGCTGTATCAACCTGTATATCCAATAATTTTCCAAGACTATCTGAACGTATTGACGCGTTTCAAAAAATCCGATGACTTCGGTAAAATACGGCTGGTCGGCAATTACGTCCTGATTTGCTCTGATCCACCTTTGCACGTTGTGCGAGCCGCCGTTATAACTTGCCAAGGCATAAATTTGGTTGCCGTTAAACTGCCTGAGACGCCTACCCAAATAATACGCACCGAAATGCACGTTCAGGTCGGGGGTTAAGAGATTTCTCGGCTCAAACGGAGAAATCCTTAATTCTCTTGCGATTTGCCGCCCGGTAGCAGGCATAATCTGCATTAAACCCATAGCACCGACAGGCGAAAGGATTGTCTCAGAAAACATACTTTCTTGCCGCATAACAGCCCAAACAAGGTCGGGATCAACGTCAAATCTTGCGGACGAAGTATCGACTTGTGTAAGCCACGCGCGCGGATAAAAGAGCGCGGCGTATTCGGGCGAAAACTGTCGTCTTTGCTCCTGAGGAAGCGCCCAATGAAGCCTTCTTATAAGACGATACGAGCGATGATACGCTCCGATTTGCGTATAAAATCTCGATAATGCTAAAACTATCGGGAAATTCCGCTGATTTCTGTCTTCTATCGGTTGAAAAAGTAAAAGCGCTTCTTCCTTAAAGCCCAAGTTTCCTAAAAATATTCCCAAAAGCAGGTTGTCAAGTTCTTCGGGAGTGGCTGTAGTCGCCTCGGGAAGAGGGAGAGCGTCTATTCGCGCTATCCACGTGGCATCGTCGATTGTTATTATATCTTCGGATGTTAAGGGAACGCCCGAAAGTTCGCGAGAACGGAAATCGTGATAAGTGAGCGGAAATTGTCTGTTAATAGTCTCGACAGCCCGCATTGCCGCAGTAGTATCGCCTAATGCCAAGTGCGAGCGCGCCGTCCAAAAAAGCACTGCGGGAGTCCAACGCGAAACAGGAAATCTGCGCTGAAACGTTGCAAAATCCTGAAGCGCGGCATCATAGCGTTTTTGACGAAAATTTATCAGCCCCATACGATAAACCGCCTCTTCGCCGCGCCGTCCCAACGGTTGTTGGTTCGCAATGCGCTGAAAAGTCGCACGCGAACGTTCGAATTGCCTATTATCTTGCTGGTTCCACGCCATCCACCACAAAATGTCGTGTGCAATTCTGCTGTTTGGAGACCGCGCTATAATTCGGTCATAGTACTGCTGTGCGCGTCTGTTATTATTGGTTCGCCTGTGCGCCCGCCCTACGTCATACATAACTTCGACGGTTTCGCCAAATCTGGTAATGTATTGCCCGCCGAATTTTATTACATTGTTCCAGTTTTGCAATGCAAAGTTAATACGGGTTATTTGTCGCAAAAATCGCTGTTGCGGAACGGTGCTTGCAAAATTCGGTCTGTTCATAGAAAAGTGTAGCCAATTATTTGCCGCATTATTTTGATTAAACTCTGCCATCTGAGCGGCAATATTAAAGGCTGTCAGCGCGTCAAACCTTCTGTCTGCAAGCGAGGTGTCCGCTATTCGAGAATAAAAAGTTCGCTCTATATTTCTTTCTTTGGCGAGCTCGAGAAGTTCGTTAAACAGCGCAACTGTTAGAGTTTCGTCTCGAAGTCGTCGCTGAATTACCATTATTGCGCTTTCTTCAAATTCACCGTCTTGCTCTTCGTCCCAAAAAAGCACGCCCCAAATAATACTGTCCAAATCATCGGGAAAGGCGTTTTTTATGGAATCCACCCGCGCTTGCAAATAGGAACGATAACTTTGAAAAGTCGTTCTTTGCGCGGCTATACGAAAGGCGCTGACCGCATAAGTCCAGTTTCCTGCGGCAAGTTCCATATCGCCTATTCTTCGGAAAGCAAACGGCGCAACTCTTTCGGAGTTTTCTGAGGCGACTATAAAATTAAGGAGCGCCCCGTTGCGATTGCCGCGGCGCAGGTCTATTTCGCCCAAAGCAAGAAAAAACAGTCCGCTGTCGCTATATTCAATAGAGCGGATTTGTCTTTCGGCTTTCTCAAAATCGCCTTCAAGAATGTGTGCAACAGAATACATTTGCATAAGAGAGTCAATCATTCTGACACTGACTCTCTCTCTCTGCCCAAAGGCAGAAATATAAAAAATTAAAAACAATAAAACCGTGAAGTACAGTTTTTTCATTGTTTTTCCCCTATTTTTTTCAGGCGACCCGTGCAACAAGATTTTCACGTCCTTCTTCTTTAAGAACGTATATATCTTGCGGGTTTCTTTCGCGAATATTGTCCAAAACCGTAAAGCCTTCGGGCGCATTTATGAACATTATCGGTATATCTGCAATCTTTTTTGCGATACCGAAATAACGATAAACACAAAGTCCTCTGAACCACGATTTTACGTCGATTATAATTCTGTCAAAGCCACCGTTTTCTACCGCGATGAAGAAATCGTTAGAACTCTCGCAAGTAATTACCTGATGTCCCGCGTCGGTAAATTGCTTTTCTACCGCAATGCGCTTTTTTTTGTCCTCGTATAACAATACGAATTTCATTTGTATATCCTCCTTAAATGTTTTCACTAAAATTAAAGTTCAAGAGCGCTCAATTCGTTTCTTGCTATTCTCATAATTCTGTCGTTTGCCGAGCCGTCGGCAATAATTTGTTCAAAACGTATTTTCGCCGATTCGATTGCACCCATTCTCATATCAAGAAGAGCGAGCTTGAAAAGTATCTCGTTTCGACGGAAAAAGTTATTCGGCACCGAAAGCGCTCTTTCGTATGCTGAAATTGCATCGTCAAGCGAGCCGTTAAATTCGAGCGCGATTGCTTTTGCTTCCAAAATCATTGCGGTCAAAAACTGCGACTGCGACGGAAGTTTAGAATTAAGCGCCTGCTCCAAAACGCTGACCGCCTCTCTGTATTCGCCCGCATCAATCAGATTTTGCCCGATAAGCATAAGCGAGTATGTAGCATAAACGCTACCTCTGTGCTCCTGCGCAACATCTCTGAGCATATCGACCAACACACTTCTGTCGGTTGCCGTGATAAGCGCTTCTCCGAACGCTCTTTTTGCTTCAATTCGCTTTTGTTCGTTAAGGTAGTTAATCGACAATACCGCCATAACAACGACAAACGCCGCGGCTACAACCGCTATCAGCGTATTTTTCTTTTCTCTGATAAATGTCAGTGCTTCTTCGCTTTTGCTGTGTTTCACAAATAATCTCCTTTTTTTTCGCACAAAAATAATTTATCGCCACACATCGGCGCAAATATTTTATAAATAACGTATTTTACGACTTTGCCTTTTTTGTCAATATTTCAAAATCGGGAGTTTCATCACCCGCATACAAAACCGCTTTCATCGTATTGTTGCGAATGTAGCGCATAATTTCACGGGTATCAACACCATCTATTCCGATTTTTCCGTTTTTCTTAAGGTAATCGCCCAAAGTCATAACGCTTGTATGATTAGACGGATTTACGCACGCCTCTTTTACTATAATTCCTGCAGCGGTTATGTTTTTTTCCGCGACATCTTTGCTTATCCCGCAGTTTCCAATCATTGTATAAGTCATTAAAACCGCTTTCCCTTGATTTTCAGCGGCGGTCAAAACTTCTTGATAGCCGACCATATCCGTAGAAAAAACAACCTCGCCCGCTACTTCGCCCGAAGCGCCGAACGACTTACCTTCAAATACTTTACCGTCTTCGAGTACAACAAATGCTTTCACACAAAACTCCTTTCCTAATATAAAATTTGCGCGATTATTTGATTTCCAAACGCTCGCAATCCTTATGCAATTCTTCTATTTTGTAGTAATCTCTGAGCTCTTGCAACATCACGTGAACTGTCGCAAACGGATAATCTACAAGCACCCAGCGACCGTGTTCTCTGCCTTCGTAAACCAAAGGAGCTATTCCGTTTTCGACTTTAAGCCTGTCTTTAAGATTTTGCGCAATCGCCGAAACGTGGACAAATGCCGTTCCCTTGCAAACTATTACATATTCTGTTCCGACTGTCTCCAAATCCGTCTTAATGACGACAATATCCTCGGCTTTTGAATCTTTTAAGATTTTTATTGCCGCGTTTAATTCTTCGTTGTTTTTAATGTCCATTTTTATTTTCGCCCTCTCTTTTTTCGTTTTTTCAGACGCGAGCATCGCGTCTCTACGTCGTATTTTCTTGCGCTCTGTGTTATCTGTCTCTAAAATCGTCGCCTACTATCACTGTTATTTCGTTTGTCGTTTCGGTGTCGCTTATCAGGAAAAACGGCGTTCGCACTCCCAAAACTTCCGCAACCGCTCTTGCCTGCTCCATTTTTCCGTTTCGCGAAATAACAAGCGTTCGCGTATAAGTTCGTGCTCTTGCATTTCCTTTGCTGTGCGCGTCAAACCCCCTCGTGCGCAAAAGTTCGGTAGTTCTTGCGGCAAGCCCTTGGCGATTAGTCCCGTTGAAGACATAAACGAACGACCTGTCGGGAACAACATTTGCGCGCGCTTGAGCCGCAATCGCAAGTGCGGGATTGTAATACTCAACACTCGACCCTAAGATTATGGCGCTCGCCGCAATCACAAGCAAAATCAAGGTTAGGAGTATTTCCTTGCGCATTTTTACATCCCTATGGTTTCTTTTCTGTCGGGTCCTATCGACACCATACTAAATTCGACCCCGTAGCACAATTCTTTAAGACGCGCCAAATATTTTTTTGCGTTTTCGGGCAAGTCTTCGTACTTCGTGCAACCTTCCAACGAACAAAGCCATCCGTCAAATTCTTCGTAAATCGGTTTTGCACGCTCCAGCATTTCGGGAATGCTCGGAAATTGGTCGGTGATTTTTCCGTCAATTTCGTATTTTGTGCAAATCTTTATTTTTTCAAAAGTGTTGAGCACATCCAACTTTGTTATCGCAAGTTTTGTAAAGCCGTTGAGTTGAATTGATTTTCTCAGCAATACCGAGTCAAACCAACCGCAACGACGAGGTCTTCCTGTAGTCGCGCCTCTTTCGCCGCCGATAGTTTGCAGATTTTCACCGTCCTCGTCAAAAAGTTCGGTCGGAAAAGGTCCGTTTCCTACACGCGTCGTGTACACTTTTACTATTCCGATTATTTCGTCCAATTTATTGAGCGCAAATCCGCTTCCGGTCGCAACAGAGCCGACCGAGGTATTACTGCTTGTAACATACGGATAAGTGCCGTGGTCAATATCCAAGAATGTTCCTTGTGCGCCTTCAAAAAGCACCGACTTCCCTGCCTTGCTTTGCTCAAACAGAAATCTTGACGTATCTGTCAGAAGCGGCGTTATTTTCGGAGCTATTTCTTTGTATTTTTCTATGATTTCTTCGAGCGACAGGTCGAATTTTGCACCATAAAATTGCTCGACAAGCCTCTTTTTTTCGTTGAATTGCGCAGTAAGTTTTTTCACAAAATTGTCAAAATCAAGCAAATCGCCCGCTCTTATCCCGCAACGAGACGACTTGTCGGAATACGCAGGACCTATCCCCCTTTTTGTTGTGCCGATTTTGGAGCCTTGGCGCTCAAGCGCTTCTTCGCTTGCACCGTCAACGACCTTATGATACGGCAAAACCAAATGCGCAATATCCGAAACAAAGAGGCGATTGCCTATCTCTATTCCCTGCTCGGTTAATTCGTCTATTTCGCGCAAAAACTGCTCGGCGTCAAAGACAACCCCGTTTGCTATAACACAAATTTTATCTTTTGAAATAATTCCCGACGGTATTAAATGAAACACGAACTTTTTCCCATCGACTATTACTGTATGCCCTGCGTTTGCGCCGCCTTGATACCGAACGACTATGTCCGATTTATCGCTGATATAATCTATTACTTTCGCCTTGCCTTCATCGCCCCATTGAGAGCCTATCACAACCGAATTAGCCATTTGCATTTCTCCCTTAACTTCTTGGCAAAATTTATTTTTCCGCCTAAAACCGACACTAAACTAATATTTGCCATAAACAAATAGGGATTTTTTTTATAAAATAAAAGAGGCAAATTTCTTCACCCCTTTTATTAACACCTCAAAAGACGCAAGCACGCGTCTCTGCACAAACTGCCTTCTTATCTCTGCCGCCTGAAATCTCGTTGCAAATCGTCAAACGAGACAAAAAGGCTTTGTCTTCCTATATCGGGATGGTCGCTTTCCAACACGTCCGCCGCAACAATGCTTGGCTGATTATTGACAAACTGATTTGTTTCGTGGTTCATAAAGCCCCATTGCCCCGTATTTTCGTTAAGTTGCCAGAATTTTTGCTCCGAACCTGTCCATCTTGTAGCCGCAAGATAAATTACATTGCCTCTCAAATCCCAATTTCCTCTTGTTTCAAATCTCCATTCTTCTCTGAGGTTTGGCGCGCTCTGCCCTCTTTTTTCGCTTATAAATCTTCCTGTGCCATCTCTGTTAAGAATGAAAGTTCTGCGCTCTATTGCATTAACATTTCTGTCGAACG is a window from the Chitinivibrionia bacterium genome containing:
- a CDS encoding adenylosuccinate synthase yields the protein MANSVVIGSQWGDEGKAKVIDYISDKSDIVVRYQGGANAGHTVIVDGKKFVFHLIPSGIISKDKICVIANGVVFDAEQFLREIDELTEQGIEIGNRLFVSDIAHLVLPYHKVVDGASEEALERQGSKIGTTKRGIGPAYSDKSSRCGIRAGDLLDFDNFVKKLTAQFNEKKRLVEQFYGAKFDLSLEEIIEKYKEIAPKITPLLTDTSRFLFEQSKAGKSVLFEGAQGTFLDIDHGTYPYVTSSNTSVGSVATGSGFALNKLDEIIGIVKVYTTRVGNGPFPTELFDEDGENLQTIGGERGATTGRPRRCGWFDSVLLRKSIQLNGFTKLAITKLDVLNTFEKIKICTKYEIDGKITDQFPSIPEMLERAKPIYEEFDGWLCSLEGCTKYEDLPENAKKYLARLKELCYGVEFSMVSIGPDRKETIGM
- a CDS encoding transglycosylase SLT domain-containing protein; the encoded protein is MKKLYFTVLLFLIFYISAFGQRERVSVRMIDSLMQMYSVAHILEGDFEKAERQIRSIEYSDSGLFFLALGEIDLRRGNRNGALLNFIVASENSERVAPFAFRRIGDMELAAGNWTYAVSAFRIAAQRTTFQSYRSYLQARVDSIKNAFPDDLDSIIWGVLFWDEEQDGEFEESAIMVIQRRLRDETLTVALFNELLELAKERNIERTFYSRIADTSLADRRFDALTAFNIAAQMAEFNQNNAANNWLHFSMNRPNFASTVPQQRFLRQITRINFALQNWNNVIKFGGQYITRFGETVEVMYDVGRAHRRTNNNRRAQQYYDRIIARSPNSRIAHDILWWMAWNQQDNRQFERSRATFQRIANQQPLGRRGEEAVYRMGLINFRQKRYDAALQDFATFQRRFPVSRWTPAVLFWTARSHLALGDTTAAMRAVETINRQFPLTYHDFRSRELSGVPLTSEDIITIDDATWIARIDALPLPEATTATPEELDNLLLGIFLGNLGFKEEALLLFQPIEDRNQRNFPIVLALSRFYTQIGAYHRSYRLIRRLHWALPQEQRRQFSPEYAALFYPRAWLTQVDTSSARFDVDPDLVWAVMRQESMFSETILSPVGAMGLMQIMPATGRQIARELRISPFEPRNLLTPDLNVHFGAYYLGRRLRQFNGNQIYALASYNGGSHNVQRWIRANQDVIADQPYFTEVIGFFETRQYVQIVLENYWIYRLIQR
- the rsfS gene encoding ribosome silencing factor, translated to MDIKNNEELNAAIKILKDSKAEDIVVIKTDLETVGTEYVIVCKGTAFVHVSAIAQNLKDRLKVENGIAPLVYEGREHGRWVLVDYPFATVHVMLQELRDYYKIEELHKDCERLEIK
- a CDS encoding tetratricopeptide repeat protein, whose product is MKHSKSEEALTFIREKKNTLIAVVAAAFVVVMAVLSINYLNEQKRIEAKRAFGEALITATDRSVLVDMLRDVAQEHRGSVYATYSLMLIGQNLIDAGEYREAVSVLEQALNSKLPSQSQFLTAMILEAKAIALEFNGSLDDAISAYERALSVPNNFFRRNEILFKLALLDMRMGAIESAKIRFEQIIADGSANDRIMRIARNELSALEL
- a CDS encoding STAS domain-containing protein — its product is MQKTQIELVTSEAKGVNNGIVVKVKGDIDSTTATYFSEEIFGILNNDGKVNIIADLQDLRYVNSTGLGAFLNITKSVRIKGGVFAICNVNDNISDVIDIIGATAALNIYPNVAKAIEALAKK
- a CDS encoding dynamin family protein encodes the protein MIKNKEASFDEIIDNLLETLQPLKGEAQVSKQISILNQLRQRLFSGEIHIAIIGQFNRGKSSFINKLVKKDILPTSVLPLTAIPTEIRYGEETKAIIDFEDGAKIEAAEEYGVKAILSDFVTENSNPENRAGVSKAVVYCKSEFLSGSTIIIDTPGFGSTHIHNTKATLDILPSCDAVFFMLSADLPITQIELNFMKQIIPQSSRIFFVYNKIDLLSDDDLKTTSEFITATIKERLGKNIANWFLAVSAKTDQGMDVISNEVLGFLRKEKFFSLSQAIERKLMLAVDEIKKYTDALTVILDNEIAETRNSMDELKKEFAANDVFIKNYDNLKTQWANLPFIMSRTEKIKRISDDITDIEIFSKLLKGNTNIFEEKHSEFAQKNAKIYKGLTKLSRKLNEIEIGQAPARETLENIQRCINLYIQ
- a CDS encoding ATP-binding protein; protein product: MPKLILSEEYDKIAFLRFEENEGVDVSIDECLTEANRHPKRFIVVDFGQCGNIDDKILQNLMEFRLSYSASICGKLCFVSQSENIAEKIKNVFNNSFIKNFRNIGDAINYFYWECCKERDVIRMKMPSDIELVPSVRACISEFFSLCKIERKEGFQVEMIIDELCNNAIEHGTQDENKTIEVLCSVNDEQIEINVYNGYSLRATQEKIAHDIEKEMKKWALTPSEQDDVFRGRGLGLVRNFSDNYEINSSTDGTWVHVIKRRKGESNAKNAD
- a CDS encoding ATP-binding protein; its protein translation is MAKNNKSFSIVIPAMEKYIPLVRRYVIEILAAYNFCGSFLYQMEIIIDELCLKIAGKIKKNPDAVWFDIKFEIGENNFSFDILGQRQDYLQFSQTEDDDLEEHGINSPVVGLIERYCDSARLDLVNGKIIKVEMSRSGKAVKECLN
- a CDS encoding LytR C-terminal domain-containing protein — its product is MRKEILLTLILLVIAASAIILGSSVEYYNPALAIAAQARANVVPDRSFVYVFNGTNRQGLAARTTELLRTRGFDAHSKGNARARTYTRTLVISRNGKMEQARAVAEVLGVRTPFFLISDTETTNEITVIVGDDFRDR